The Delphinus delphis chromosome 10, mDelDel1.2, whole genome shotgun sequence genome includes a region encoding these proteins:
- the PRPH2 gene encoding peripherin-2, with product MALLKVKFDQKKRVKLAQGLWLMNWLSVLAGIIIFSLGLFLKIELRKRSDMMDNSESHFVPNSLIGMGVLSCVFNSLAGKICYDALDPAKYAKWKPWLKPYLAVCVLFNIVLFLVALCCFLLRGSLESTLAHGLKNGMKFYRDTDTPGRCFMKKTIDTLQIEFKCCGNNGFRDWFEIQWISNRYLDFSSKEVKDRIKSNVDGRYLVDGVPFSCCNPSSPRPCIQYQLTNNSAHYSYDHQTEELNLWVRGCRAALLSYYSNLMNSVGAVTLLVWLFEVTITIGLRYLHTALEGVANPEDPECESEGWLLEKSIPETWKAFLESLKKLGKGNQVEAEGVDAGQAPEAG from the exons ATGGCTTTGCTGAAAGTCAAATTTGACCAGAAGAAGCGGGTCAAGTTGGCCCAAGGGCTCTGGCTCATGAACTGGCTCTCCGTGTTGGCTGGTATCATCATCTTCAGCTTAGGGCTGTTCCTAAAGATTGAACTCAGGAAGCGGAGCGATATGATGGACAATTCCGAGAGCCATTTTGTGCCCAATTCCTTGATAGGGATGGGGGTGCTGTCCTGTGTCTTCAATTCTCTGGCGGGTAAAATCTGCTATGACGCCTTGGACCCTGCCAAGTACGCCAAGTGGAAGCCCTGGCTGAAGCCATACCTGGCCGTGTGTGTCCTCTTCAACAttgtcctcttcctggtggcccTCTGCTGCTTCCTCCTGCGGGGCTCCCTGGAGAGCACGCTGGCCCACGGGCTCAAGAATGGCATGAAGTTCTACCGGGACACGGACACCCCAGGCAGGTGTTTCATGAAGAAGACCATCGACACGCTGCAAATTGAGTTCAAGTGCTGTGGCAACAATGGCTTTCGGGACTGGTTTGAGATTCAGTGGATCAGCAACCGCTATCTGGACTTTTCCTCCAAAGAAGTCAAAGA TCGCATCAAGAGCAACGTGGATGGGCGGTACCTGGTGGATGGAGTCCCCTTCAGCTGCTGCAACCCCAGCTCGCCACGGCCCTGTATCCAGTACCAGCTCACCAATAACTCTGCACACTACAGCTATGACCACCAGACGGAGGAGCTCAACCTGTGGGTGCGCGGCTGCAGGGCCGCCCTGCTGAGCTACTACAGCAACCTCATGAATTCCGTGGGCGCTGTGACGCTCCTCGTCTGGCTTTTTGAG GTGACCATCACCATCGGGCTGCGCTACTTGCACACGGCGCTGGAAGGCGTGGCCAACCCCGAAGACCCCGAGTGCGAGAGTGAGGGCTGGCTTCTGGAGAAGAGCATTCCGGAGACCTGGAAGGCCTTTCTGGAGAGCCTGAAGAAGCTGGGCAAGGGTAACCAGGTGGAAGCCGAGGGTGTGGATGCAGGCCAGGCCCCAGAGGCTGGCTGA